One window of Quercus robur chromosome 5, dhQueRobu3.1, whole genome shotgun sequence genomic DNA carries:
- the LOC126727261 gene encoding cysteine-rich receptor-like protein kinase 10 codes for MFYLLHNTTAFLLILCVVFALTSSIISQPVYFAHSCLDQSNETANADYKSNLTVLLKSLSSKASQNYSFYNESSNIGIYGLYLCRGDVSNETCQICLSNATQDITTRCPSNKSAIIWYDKCMLRYSNVSFFGVASWSPAIIGQNTANQPDFYSLTLLDALINRVNVTEKLYDADNLTVILRGQSVISYGLVQCTRDIDGGLCVQCLNGLMDFAKDCCQAKIGWRIVAPSCNLRYENQSFTDQPPATPLQPPPPPQSEPPAPQPPPGNGGKKTTKTVIIAISTIASIAVVAALFGFWFYKYSGGRKHEEERDTSQVIPFRSNFPRLRSIQLTDSGMHARDVDDSGEMLYFDLSTILTATNNFSEVNKLGEGGFGPVYKGLINGKETAIKRLSMKSKQGLEEFKNEVILIAKLQHNSLVRLLGCCSEGDEQILVYEYMANTSLDAFLFDPKKCKELDWAKRINIVNGIAKGLQYLHEDSRLKIIHRDMKASNVLLDDEMNPKISDFGTARMFGRNQIEANTIRIVGTYGYMAPEYAMEGLFSIKSDVYSFGILMLEIISGKRNSGFYHPERAQSLPSYVWRLWNEGKGVELIDQTIVDTGPISEALRLIHIALLCIQEDPNDRPTMSRVLLMLASKSINLPQPLAPPFSVGRLILSDQSTTTGTGTGFVISDQSSTSASG; via the exons ATGTTTTACCTCCTCCACAACACCACAGCCTTTCTGTTAATATTATGTGTAGTCTTTGCGCTTACCAGCTCCATTATTTCCCAGCCAGTCTACTTTGCCCACAGTTGTTTAGATCAATCAAATGAAACCGCCAACGCCGATTACAAATCCAACCTCACAGTCTTGTTGAAATCTCTATCATCTAAGGCTTCCCAAAACTACAGCTTCTACAATGAAAGCTCTAATATTGGCATCTACGGCCTCTACCTCTGCCGAGGTGATGTTTCTAATGAAACCTGCCAAATCTGTCTGAGCAATGCGACCCAAGATATCACAACTCGGTGCCCATCTAATAAATCTGCAATTATATGGTACGATAAATGCATGTTAAGGTATTCCAATGTTAGTTTCTTTGGAGTGGCATCGTGGTCACCAGCGATTATTGGCCAGAATACTGCTAACCAACCTGATTTTTACTCGCTTACTCTGTTGGATGCTCTAATAAATCGTGTCAATGTAACGGAGAAGTTGTATGACGCTGATAATCTGACAGTGATATTGAGAGGACAGTCCGTGATAAGTTATGGGTTGGTGCAGTGTACTAGAGATATTGATGGTGGTTTATGTGTCCAGTGCTTAAATGGCTTGATGGATTTTGCCAAAGATTGTTGCCAAGCCAAAATAGGGTGGCGAATTGTAGCCCCAAGTTGCAATCTGAGGTACGAGAACCAAAGTTTCACGGATCAACCACCAGCAACGCCGTtacaaccaccaccaccgcccCAATCCGAGCCTCCAGCACCACAGCCGCCGCCTGGGAACG GAGGAAAGAAGACAACCAAGACAGTAATCATTGCTATATCAACAATTGCATCAATTGCAGTAGTTGCTGCTCTCTTCGGTTTCTGGTTTTATAAATACTCTGGCGGGAGGAAACACGAAGAAG AGAGGGACACAAGCCAAGTAATTCCGTTTCGAAGTAATTTTCCAAGGTTACGTTCAATACAATTAACGGACAGCGGAATGCATGCAAGGGATGTTGACGACAGTGGAGAAATGCTTTACTTCGATTTGAGTACCATACTGACTGCTACAAACAATTTCTCTGAAGTGAATAAGCTTGGAGAAGGTGGTTTTGGCCCAGTTTATAag GGATTGATAAATGGAAAGGAAACTGCAATTAAAAGGCTTTCAATGAAATCTAAACAAGGTCTTGAAGAGTTTAAGAATGAAGTGATTTTAATTGCAAAACTTCAACACAATAGTCTTGTGAGGCTCTTGGGATGCTGCTCAGAAGGAGATGAACAGATTCTAGTCTATGAATACATGGCCAACACTAGTCTTGAtgcctttttgtttg ATCCAAAAAAATGTAAGGAACTAGATTGGGCTAAACGCATAAACATTGTCAATGGGATCGCTAAAGGCCTTCAATATCTACATGAAGACTCTCGGCTGAAAATCATCCATAGGGATATGAAAGCGAGTAATGTGCTTTTAGATGATGAGATGAACCCAAAGATATCAGATTTTGGCACTGCTAGGATGTTTGGGAGAAATCAAATAGAAGCCAACACTATCAGAATCGTGGGCACATA TGGATACATGGCACCAGAGTATGCAATGGAAGGGTTATTTTCAATAAAGTCTGATGTTTATAGCTTTGGAATTCTAATGCTTGAAATTATTAGTGGAAAAAGGAATAGTGGCTTTTATCATCCAGAGCGGGCACAAAGTCTTCCATCATAT GTATGGCGACTATGGAATGAAGGCAAAGGAGTGGAATTGATAGATCAGACCATAGTTGATACTGGTCCTATAAGTGAGGCTTTGAGATTGATCCATATTGCATTGTTATGTATTCAAGAAGATCCAAATGATAGACCTACCATGTCAAGGGTCCTTCTCATGCTTGCAAGCAAATCGATAAATCTTCCTCAGCCATTAGCTCCTCCATTTTCTGTAG